One window of Thermacetogenium phaeum DSM 12270 genomic DNA carries:
- the sppA gene encoding signal peptide peptidase SppA has translation MDSRKAGIILIAASIALTFAAFFVSMGKAGKRQPPVFGGKVAVIYLTGTITGAQESSPFAGISGASQTMRDLERAEKDASLKAVVLRIDSPGGSAAASHELYEQVLRVKRSGKKVVASLGDTAASGGYYVAAAADKIVALPSTITGSIGVISTVPNLQELYRKIGYREYVFKSGAHKDMLSPSRPLTPEEEQIMQGIIEETYNQFVGVVAQGRNLPVESVRRLADGRIYTGSQAKELGLVDELGGKREAIALAAELAGIKGEPQVVEYRRVAGLLSLLGGIRSLFTDNLLPFPLPPAYTTLRY, from the coding sequence TTGGATTCCAGAAAAGCCGGGATAATTCTCATCGCGGCGAGCATCGCCCTGACCTTTGCCGCCTTCTTCGTGAGCATGGGGAAGGCGGGAAAACGGCAGCCGCCCGTCTTTGGAGGCAAGGTTGCGGTGATCTATCTCACAGGAACCATCACCGGAGCCCAGGAATCATCACCCTTCGCAGGAATATCCGGCGCCTCCCAGACCATGCGAGACCTCGAGCGCGCCGAAAAGGACGCCTCCCTGAAGGCGGTCGTCCTGAGGATCGACTCCCCCGGCGGAAGCGCCGCAGCCTCCCACGAGCTGTACGAGCAGGTCTTGCGCGTCAAGCGCTCCGGGAAAAAGGTTGTGGCCTCTTTAGGAGACACTGCGGCCTCCGGGGGCTACTACGTAGCCGCCGCGGCCGACAAAATCGTGGCCCTCCCCTCCACGATAACCGGCAGCATCGGCGTGATCTCCACCGTTCCCAACCTCCAGGAGCTCTACCGCAAGATCGGTTACCGAGAGTACGTCTTTAAAAGCGGTGCCCACAAGGATATGCTCTCCCCGTCCCGCCCCCTGACGCCGGAGGAGGAACAGATCATGCAGGGGATCATTGAGGAAACCTACAACCAGTTCGTCGGCGTCGTCGCCCAAGGGCGGAACCTGCCCGTAGAGAGCGTCCGCCGGCTCGCCGACGGCAGGATTTATACCGGCTCCCAGGCCAAGGAGCTGGGCCTGGTGGACGAACTGGGAGGGAAAAGGGAGGCCATCGCCCTGGCGGCAGAACTGGCGGGAATCAAAGGAGAACCGCAGGTGGTGGAGTACCGACGGGTAGCCGGACTGCTGAGCCTGCTGGGGGGGATAAGATCCCTCTTCACGGACAACCTTCTTCCCTTCCCCCTGCCACCTGCCTACACCACACTGCGCTATTAG
- a CDS encoding YkoP family protein, whose translation MRQTIWREFTLAFWDVWERIYSLLFHVRKVQPGSLFRLNLREYRGPALTLRDGTALHPGDKVGELHLANRQLLELQQKCGNQIQAVMCVKKELKQSLTELAALVAQEKVDPQVKAFFGITIFHQGARLLGFEVEEIRSRFWRFCFRCGQLLLLATYHPLGFRRFQKGHQSLVPKVIWMSRSQLIRNFSPPERP comes from the coding sequence ATGAGGCAGACGATCTGGCGGGAGTTCACCCTTGCCTTCTGGGACGTCTGGGAAAGAATTTACTCACTTCTCTTCCACGTCCGGAAGGTCCAACCGGGGAGCCTCTTCCGGCTCAACCTCAGGGAGTACCGGGGGCCTGCCCTGACGCTGCGCGACGGCACGGCGTTGCATCCAGGTGACAAGGTTGGAGAACTGCACCTGGCCAACAGGCAGCTTCTAGAACTTCAGCAGAAGTGCGGGAATCAGATCCAGGCCGTGATGTGCGTCAAAAAAGAGCTGAAACAGAGCCTCACCGAACTGGCCGCCCTGGTTGCCCAAGAAAAAGTGGACCCGCAGGTCAAGGCCTTCTTCGGGATCACCATCTTCCATCAGGGCGCACGCCTGCTGGGTTTTGAAGTCGAAGAGATCAGGTCACGCTTCTGGCGTTTCTGCTTCCGCTGCGGTCAGCTTTTACTCCTCGCCACCTACCATCCACTAGGTTTCAGGAGGTTTCAAAAGGGGCACCAATCCCTCGTTCCGAAGGTCATCTGGATGTCGCGATCGCAGCTCATCCGCAACTTTTCCCCGCCGGAACGCCCCTGA
- a CDS encoding slipin family protein: MPGYFPLVILILLLIASSLRIVQEYERGVIFRLGRCVGARGPGIIFLIPGIERMQKVDLRVITMDVPTQEVITKDNVTVKVNAVVYFRVVNPVDSVIKVLDFVKATSQLSQTTLRSVLGQSELDELLSKRDAINQRLQHIIDEGTEPWGIKVSNVEVKDVELPPTMQRAMAAQAEAERERRAKLIHADGEFQAAKTLTEAANIISSNPATIQLRYLQTLKEIAANQSSTIIFPLPIDLIQPFVNMAGVFSNTNLRQGEENRTEPPQS, from the coding sequence ATGCCGGGTTATTTTCCACTGGTTATACTTATTCTGCTGCTGATTGCCTCCTCCCTGCGCATCGTCCAGGAATACGAGAGGGGTGTCATCTTCCGCCTCGGGCGCTGCGTCGGAGCCAGGGGGCCGGGGATCATCTTCCTCATCCCGGGGATCGAGAGGATGCAGAAGGTTGACCTGCGCGTGATCACCATGGACGTCCCCACCCAGGAGGTCATAACCAAAGATAACGTCACCGTCAAGGTCAACGCCGTCGTCTACTTCCGGGTCGTCAACCCGGTAGACTCGGTGATCAAGGTCCTCGACTTCGTCAAGGCCACCTCCCAGCTCTCTCAGACCACCCTGAGGAGCGTCCTCGGCCAGTCCGAGCTCGACGAACTTCTATCCAAGCGCGACGCCATCAACCAGCGCCTCCAGCACATCATCGACGAAGGCACCGAGCCCTGGGGAATCAAGGTCAGCAACGTGGAAGTGAAGGACGTGGAGCTCCCGCCCACCATGCAGCGGGCGATGGCCGCCCAGGCCGAAGCGGAACGCGAGCGCCGGGCGAAGCTGATCCACGCCGACGGCGAGTTTCAGGCGGCCAAGACGCTCACAGAGGCGGCGAATATCATCTCCAGCAATCCGGCCACCATCCAGCTTCGCTACCTGCAGACCCTGAAAGAGATCGCCGCCAATCAGTCGAGCACCATCATCTTCCCTCTCCCCATCGACCTAATCCAGCCCTTCGTGAACATGGCAGGCGTTTTCTCGAACACCAACCTGCGGCAGGGGGAGGAAAACCGGACGGAGCCGCCTCAGAGCTAA
- a CDS encoding NfeD family protein, whose amino-acid sequence MNDLRAAKRGAALLGSILLLALLLNLGTPLPSVRAVEGNPPVVVAGYDGAVVPITAKYLERVIRHAENLGATACVIQLSTPGGLYTTTQEIVTTILNARVPVIVYVSPAGGWAGSAGTFITISAHVAAMAPGSRIGAAHPVGIGPSDGQQQDIPSQKITEDAAAWARSIAQLRGKNADAVEQAVRESKSYSDAEALKLNLIDLRAQDLEDLLRQLDGKTVTLSSGARVELRTKGAPIVNLSMNPVEKTLLALSNPDLAYILMTVGMAGLMVEIYNPGLIFPGVAGAISLLLGLYSLGTLDAYWGGVLLIILAFGLFIAEAFVPSHGILGAGGVISFVTGSLLLFSGGPPGIGINISLIVTTALVFAALVALLVTAVVRGQKRAVTTGSEGLIGRMGTARSDLLPEGLVFVEGELWRAVSEEGPIKAGEKVVITAMEGLNLRVRRA is encoded by the coding sequence ATGAACGATTTGCGCGCCGCAAAGCGGGGAGCAGCGCTCCTGGGCAGCATTCTCCTCCTGGCCCTTCTGTTGAACCTGGGGACGCCGCTCCCTTCCGTCCGGGCGGTAGAGGGAAACCCGCCCGTGGTGGTAGCCGGTTACGATGGAGCTGTCGTTCCCATCACCGCCAAGTACCTGGAAAGGGTCATCCGCCACGCCGAAAACCTCGGGGCAACGGCCTGCGTCATTCAACTCAGCACCCCGGGCGGCCTCTACACCACCACCCAGGAGATTGTCACCACCATCCTCAACGCCCGGGTCCCGGTTATCGTCTACGTCTCTCCGGCCGGGGGATGGGCGGGATCGGCAGGGACCTTCATCACCATTTCCGCCCACGTAGCCGCCATGGCCCCCGGAAGCCGGATCGGCGCCGCCCATCCGGTCGGGATCGGCCCCTCCGACGGTCAGCAGCAGGACATTCCCAGCCAAAAGATCACCGAGGACGCCGCCGCCTGGGCGCGCTCCATCGCCCAGCTGCGCGGGAAGAACGCCGATGCCGTGGAGCAGGCGGTGCGGGAGAGCAAATCCTACTCCGATGCCGAAGCCTTGAAGCTCAACCTCATCGACCTGCGAGCGCAAGACCTCGAGGACCTGCTCCGGCAGCTGGACGGCAAGACGGTTACCTTAAGCAGCGGCGCCCGGGTGGAGCTCCGGACGAAAGGCGCCCCCATCGTCAACCTCTCGATGAACCCCGTTGAAAAGACCCTGCTCGCCCTGAGCAATCCGGACCTGGCCTACATCCTGATGACGGTAGGCATGGCCGGCCTGATGGTGGAAATCTACAACCCCGGCCTGATCTTTCCCGGAGTTGCCGGCGCCATTTCCCTGCTGCTCGGCCTCTATTCTCTGGGAACACTCGACGCATACTGGGGGGGAGTGCTCTTGATCATTCTGGCTTTCGGGCTCTTCATCGCCGAGGCCTTCGTGCCCAGCCACGGGATCTTGGGTGCCGGAGGAGTGATTTCCTTCGTCACCGGATCGCTGCTTCTCTTCAGCGGCGGCCCTCCCGGAATAGGGATCAACATCTCCCTGATCGTCACCACCGCCCTGGTGTTCGCCGCCCTGGTGGCGCTGTTGGTCACAGCCGTAGTCCGGGGGCAGAAAAGAGCCGTGACCACAGGAAGCGAAGGATTGATCGGGCGCATGGGAACGGCCCGCTCGGACCTGCTCCCGGAGGGCCTGGTCTTCGTCGAAGGCGAACTCTGGCGGGCAGTATCCGAAGAGGGCCCCATCAAGGCAGGCGAAAAGGTGGTGATCACCGCCATGGAGGGACTGAACCTGCGGGTGCGGCGAGCCTAG
- a CDS encoding substrate-binding domain-containing protein: MKPNRRLSTGILFLFLCSILAFAAGCGEQQEQAAAKKDVILATTTSTVDTGLLDELIPIFEEKTGYRVKPIDRGTGEALEMGKKGEADVLLTHAPASERPLVENGDVINYQLVMHNDFIIVGPPDDPAQIKGEKDATEAFKKIMNGRFTFVSRGDDSGTHKKEKAIWDKLGVTPAGDWYLEAGSGMADTLRLASEKNAYTLTDRGTYLAQKDNLKLASLMEGDPMLLNIYHVMQVNPEKFPKVNAAGAKAFVEFMISPETQRIIGDFGVDKYGQPLFIPDAGKSEEEIGMQ, translated from the coding sequence ATGAAGCCGAACAGAAGATTGTCCACCGGCATCCTTTTTCTGTTCCTCTGCTCCATCCTGGCCTTTGCCGCCGGCTGCGGTGAACAGCAGGAACAGGCCGCTGCAAAGAAGGATGTCATCCTGGCCACAACCACCAGCACCGTCGACACCGGCTTGCTGGACGAACTCATCCCCATCTTCGAGGAGAAAACCGGGTACAGGGTCAAGCCCATCGACAGGGGCACAGGAGAGGCCCTGGAAATGGGCAAAAAAGGCGAAGCGGACGTCCTCCTCACCCACGCTCCGGCATCGGAACGGCCTCTGGTCGAGAACGGGGACGTGATCAACTACCAACTGGTGATGCACAACGACTTCATCATCGTGGGGCCGCCAGACGACCCGGCGCAGATCAAGGGAGAGAAGGACGCAACTGAGGCCTTTAAGAAGATCATGAACGGCCGGTTCACCTTCGTGTCCCGGGGGGATGACTCCGGCACTCATAAGAAGGAAAAGGCCATCTGGGATAAATTAGGTGTGACCCCCGCCGGCGACTGGTATCTGGAAGCCGGCAGCGGAATGGCGGACACCCTGCGCCTGGCCTCCGAGAAGAACGCCTACACCCTCACCGACAGAGGAACCTATCTCGCTCAGAAGGACAACCTCAAGCTGGCGAGTCTGATGGAAGGGGACCCGATGCTCCTCAACATCTATCACGTGATGCAGGTCAACCCGGAAAAGTTCCCCAAGGTCAATGCCGCTGGTGCCAAGGCGTTTGTGGAATTCATGATCAGCCCCGAAACCCAGCGAATCATCGGTGATTTCGGAGTAGACAAATACGGCCAGCCGCTCTTCATCCCCGATGCCGGGAAGAGCGAAGAGGAAATCGGAATGCAGTAA
- a CDS encoding alpha/beta-type small acid-soluble spore protein, with the protein MPEKKTVKKKKAKKPGPHERLKWETARELGLDDDLAKAGDELTVREAGKIGGQMVRKLIRAGQKALADEQRKQTAAETTPDSPEK; encoded by the coding sequence ATGCCGGAAAAAAAGACAGTAAAAAAGAAAAAGGCAAAGAAGCCCGGGCCGCACGAACGGCTGAAGTGGGAAACCGCCCGGGAGCTCGGCCTCGACGATGACCTGGCCAAAGCCGGGGACGAACTTACCGTCAGAGAAGCGGGAAAGATCGGCGGCCAGATGGTGAGAAAGCTGATCAGGGCCGGCCAGAAGGCGCTGGCCGATGAACAACGAAAACAGACAGCAGCCGAAACGACCCCGGACAGCCCAGAAAAATAA
- the groL gene encoding chaperonin GroEL (60 kDa chaperone family; promotes refolding of misfolded polypeptides especially under stressful conditions; forms two stacked rings of heptamers to form a barrel-shaped 14mer; ends can be capped by GroES; misfolded proteins enter the barrel where they are refolded when GroES binds): protein MPAKQIVFDVDARKKLERGVNIVADAVKTTLGPKGRNVVLEKKFGSPTITKDGVTVAKEIELEDPFENMGAQLCKEVASKTNEIAGDGTTTATVLAQAIVNEGLKNVTAGANPIFLKRGIDMAVEKAVEEMKKHSTPVETRESIAHVAAIAGNDKEIGELVAEAMEKVGKDGVITVEESKGIETLVEVVEGMEFDRGYISPYFVTNSETMEVELEEPYILIYEKKISAVGDLLPLLERVVRTGKPFLIIAEDVEGEALATLVVNKLRGVLHCAAVKAPAFGDRRKAMLEDIAILTGGTFISEDMGFKLENVDIDKLGRAKKVKINKEKTTIVEGYGASDKIKMRVNQIKAQIEETTSDYDREKLQERLAKLSGGVAVIKVGAATETELKEKKHRIEDALSATRAAVEEGIIPGGGTCLVNVIPALDEIQAEGDVLVGVRIVRRALEEPLRQIAENAGLEGSVVIERIKNEKAGIGFNALTEQYVDMVKEGIVDPLKVTRSALQNAASIASMLLTTEALISEIPQKKENTPPSMPGGMGMDY from the coding sequence ATGCCTGCGAAACAGATCGTCTTTGACGTAGACGCCCGTAAAAAACTCGAGAGAGGCGTTAATATCGTAGCCGATGCGGTAAAAACGACCCTTGGTCCGAAGGGCCGCAACGTGGTATTAGAAAAGAAGTTCGGATCTCCGACCATCACCAAGGACGGGGTAACCGTTGCCAAAGAGATCGAGCTGGAAGATCCCTTTGAGAACATGGGAGCCCAGCTCTGCAAAGAAGTAGCCTCTAAGACCAACGAGATCGCCGGTGACGGCACCACCACGGCTACGGTTCTGGCCCAGGCCATCGTCAACGAAGGGCTGAAGAACGTCACCGCCGGAGCCAACCCCATCTTCCTCAAGCGCGGCATCGACATGGCGGTCGAAAAGGCCGTGGAGGAGATGAAGAAGCACAGCACACCGGTGGAGACCAGAGAGTCCATCGCCCACGTCGCCGCCATCGCCGGCAACGACAAGGAGATCGGCGAGCTGGTGGCTGAGGCCATGGAGAAGGTGGGCAAAGACGGAGTCATCACCGTTGAGGAATCCAAGGGAATCGAGACCCTGGTCGAAGTTGTCGAAGGTATGGAGTTCGACCGCGGCTACATCTCCCCCTACTTCGTCACCAACTCCGAGACCATGGAAGTGGAGCTGGAAGAGCCCTACATTCTGATCTACGAGAAGAAGATCTCCGCGGTCGGCGACCTGCTGCCCCTCCTGGAGAGAGTCGTCCGCACCGGCAAGCCCTTCCTGATCATCGCCGAGGATGTGGAGGGCGAGGCCCTGGCCACCCTCGTCGTCAACAAACTGCGGGGCGTGCTCCACTGCGCTGCGGTTAAGGCCCCAGCGTTCGGCGACCGCCGCAAGGCAATGCTTGAGGATATCGCCATTCTCACGGGCGGCACATTCATCTCCGAGGACATGGGCTTCAAGCTCGAGAATGTGGACATCGATAAGCTCGGGCGGGCGAAAAAGGTCAAGATCAATAAGGAGAAGACCACCATTGTTGAAGGTTACGGAGCAAGCGACAAGATCAAGATGCGCGTCAACCAGATCAAGGCACAGATCGAGGAAACCACATCCGACTACGACCGTGAGAAGCTGCAGGAGCGCCTCGCCAAGCTGTCCGGCGGCGTAGCTGTCATTAAAGTCGGCGCCGCTACCGAAACCGAGCTCAAGGAGAAAAAGCACCGCATCGAAGACGCCCTCTCCGCAACCCGGGCGGCCGTTGAAGAGGGCATCATTCCCGGTGGAGGAACCTGCCTGGTGAACGTAATCCCGGCCCTGGACGAGATTCAGGCCGAAGGGGATGTGCTGGTAGGCGTCCGCATCGTGCGCCGCGCCCTGGAGGAGCCGCTGCGCCAGATCGCCGAAAATGCCGGACTCGAAGGTTCGGTCGTCATCGAACGGATCAAGAACGAAAAAGCGGGCATCGGCTTTAATGCCCTGACCGAGCAGTACGTGGATATGGTCAAGGAAGGCATTGTCGATCCCTTGAAGGTCACCAGAAGCGCCCTCCAGAACGCCGCCTCCATCGCTTCCATGCTTCTCACGACAGAGGCTCTCATCTCCGAAATTCCGCAGAAGAAGGAGAACACGCCTCCTTCGATGCCGGGCGGCATGGGCATGGATTACTAA
- the groES gene encoding co-chaperone GroES, translated as MLKPLGDHVLVKPLSKEEKTEGGIYLPDTAKEKPQEGEVIAVGPGRLLENGTRVQPEVKVGDKVIYAKYGGTEIKLGDVEYLIMRESDILAIKD; from the coding sequence ATGCTGAAGCCACTTGGTGACCACGTACTGGTGAAACCTCTCTCCAAAGAGGAAAAAACCGAAGGAGGCATCTACCTTCCCGACACCGCGAAGGAAAAGCCTCAGGAAGGAGAAGTAATCGCGGTGGGACCGGGCCGGCTCCTGGAAAACGGCACCCGCGTGCAGCCTGAGGTTAAGGTCGGCGACAAGGTTATCTACGCCAAGTACGGCGGAACCGAAATCAAACTCGGTGATGTCGAGTACCTGATCATGCGTGAAAGCGACATCCTGGCCATCAAAGACTAG
- a CDS encoding polysaccharide deacetylase family protein, which translates to MVLLRRRRLLCWGALATLLLAGVICFSGLCGGVGGVFNAADREVPIYAVDIREKKLAISFDAAWGADYTPTLLKILEENDIKTTFFLTGIWVKKYPEMVKAIAAAGHELGNHTSTHPHCNELSEEEFIEELKDNEEMIFKLTGKRTRLFRPPFGEYNNTNIRAARKLGYEVIQWSVDSLDWQELGVEAVVDRVLKNAHPGAIVLFHNNAKYTPEALPVILKSLRDQGYKIVPVSELLIKGDYYIERHSGLQKRKPGSR; encoded by the coding sequence ATGGTTCTCTTGAGGAGAAGGCGTTTGCTGTGCTGGGGCGCGCTGGCAACTCTGCTGCTGGCGGGCGTCATCTGTTTCTCCGGCCTTTGCGGGGGGGTTGGAGGGGTCTTCAACGCCGCCGACCGGGAGGTGCCCATTTATGCGGTGGACATCAGGGAAAAGAAGCTGGCCATCTCTTTCGATGCCGCCTGGGGTGCCGATTATACCCCGACGCTGCTGAAGATCCTCGAGGAGAACGACATCAAGACCACCTTTTTTCTAACGGGCATCTGGGTCAAGAAGTACCCGGAAATGGTGAAGGCCATTGCCGCCGCCGGGCACGAGCTGGGGAACCACACCTCGACCCACCCTCACTGCAACGAGCTCTCGGAGGAAGAGTTCATCGAAGAGCTGAAGGACAACGAGGAGATGATCTTCAAGCTCACGGGGAAGCGCACCCGCCTTTTTCGACCCCCTTTTGGTGAATACAACAATACCAACATCAGGGCCGCCCGGAAGCTCGGTTATGAGGTGATCCAGTGGAGCGTCGATTCCCTCGACTGGCAGGAGCTCGGGGTGGAGGCGGTGGTCGACCGGGTCTTAAAAAACGCCCATCCGGGGGCGATCGTCCTCTTCCACAACAACGCCAAGTACACTCCCGAGGCGCTCCCTGTGATTTTGAAGAGCCTTAGAGACCAGGGGTATAAGATTGTGCCGGTTTCCGAGCTCTTGATCAAGGGGGATTACTACATCGAGAGGCACAGCGGGCTGCAGAAAAGGAAGCCCGGGAGCCGCTAG
- a CDS encoding pyruvate kinase alpha/beta domain-containing protein has protein sequence MYWKNKGAANTAATAEAAVKRAQELGIRHVVVASCSGSTVEHFLDKGLEVVCVTHHVGFTSPGEDEMPPAVREKLAAKGVRILTTTHLLAGVDRALRNKFGGVYPAEIIAQTLRMFGQGVKVCVEVAGMALDAGLIPYGQEVIAVGGSGTGADTAVVIVPAHSNNIFDTKIKEIICKPREF, from the coding sequence ATGTACTGGAAGAATAAGGGGGCGGCGAATACCGCCGCTACGGCGGAGGCCGCCGTCAAAAGGGCGCAGGAGCTGGGGATCCGCCACGTAGTGGTGGCCTCCTGCAGCGGCTCCACGGTGGAGCACTTCCTGGATAAAGGGCTGGAGGTGGTCTGCGTCACCCATCACGTCGGCTTCACGAGCCCCGGAGAGGATGAGATGCCACCCGCCGTAAGGGAAAAGCTCGCCGCCAAGGGGGTGCGCATCCTGACGACGACCCACCTCCTGGCGGGCGTCGACAGAGCCCTGCGCAACAAATTCGGCGGCGTCTATCCCGCGGAAATCATCGCCCAGACGCTGAGAATGTTCGGACAGGGGGTCAAAGTCTGCGTGGAGGTAGCGGGGATGGCCCTCGACGCCGGCCTCATCCCTTACGGCCAGGAGGTCATCGCAGTAGGCGGATCGGGGACCGGCGCCGATACCGCCGTCGTCATCGTCCCGGCCCACTCCAACAACATCTTCGACACCAAGATCAAGGAAATCATCTGCAAGCCCCGGGAGTTCTAG
- a CDS encoding MATE family efflux transporter: MIRRRIFNLAWPAVCEMLLYMLLDFVDVAFVGRLGARPLAAVGLGAQIFFSVIFIFSAMSAGATALIARAIGAGDMRRAGRVAGHALILAFLAGGVVTFVIYRFAGDVAALFRFEPAVQHLAAVYIRITGLSAAFSLVYFIGNGIFRGAGMTRIPLLVAALANVVHIGIEYVLIFGKLGFPALGMRGAAIATACTQVFCCCVVLSLLFSGVTGLRVSLKEVLRSCDFALIKSIVRLSLPAGCEQALMDLGWIIGSFMLAGLGTVPFAAHQVVLTAESLSYMPGYGFAVAATTLVGQNLGARNPDGASANAVTAARMALLVMGGFAFLFLALPGPVVGIFTSDPQVASLGALCLRIAALEQPSIALEMVFAGALRGAGDTRTPAMVTVLSTWLLRIPLLYLSVYVLRFGLPAVWVITALDWSVRAASLTLLFRMGHWKQIEYA; this comes from the coding sequence ATGATCAGACGCAGGATCTTCAACCTGGCCTGGCCCGCGGTTTGCGAAATGCTCCTTTACATGCTGCTGGATTTCGTGGACGTGGCCTTTGTCGGGCGGCTCGGCGCCCGGCCACTGGCAGCGGTAGGGTTAGGCGCCCAGATTTTCTTCTCAGTAATCTTTATCTTTTCCGCCATGTCGGCTGGGGCCACCGCGCTGATCGCCAGGGCGATCGGCGCCGGGGATATGCGGCGCGCCGGGAGGGTGGCGGGGCATGCCCTTATCCTGGCCTTCCTGGCGGGAGGGGTAGTTACCTTTGTCATCTACCGTTTCGCCGGGGATGTGGCCGCACTTTTTCGATTTGAGCCGGCTGTGCAGCACCTCGCCGCCGTCTACATTAGGATCACCGGGCTGAGCGCAGCCTTTTCTCTGGTCTACTTCATCGGGAACGGGATCTTCCGGGGGGCGGGGATGACCAGGATCCCCCTCCTGGTTGCCGCCCTTGCCAATGTCGTGCACATCGGGATCGAGTACGTCCTGATCTTCGGCAAGCTGGGTTTTCCGGCCCTGGGGATGCGGGGTGCGGCTATAGCCACTGCCTGCACCCAGGTATTCTGCTGCTGCGTCGTCCTTTCTCTGCTGTTTTCAGGAGTGACCGGGCTGCGGGTTTCCTTAAAAGAGGTGTTGCGCAGCTGTGACTTTGCTCTCATCAAGAGCATTGTCAGGCTGAGTCTTCCCGCCGGGTGTGAGCAGGCGCTGATGGATCTGGGCTGGATCATCGGCAGTTTCATGTTGGCCGGCCTGGGGACCGTTCCCTTTGCCGCCCATCAGGTAGTCCTGACGGCCGAATCCCTCTCCTACATGCCCGGCTACGGCTTTGCGGTGGCCGCCACCACCCTGGTCGGACAAAACCTGGGCGCCCGTAACCCGGACGGCGCCTCTGCCAACGCAGTGACGGCTGCCCGTATGGCTCTGCTGGTAATGGGCGGATTTGCCTTTCTGTTCCTGGCCCTCCCCGGACCGGTGGTGGGCATTTTTACGAGCGATCCTCAGGTCGCTTCCCTCGGTGCCCTCTGCCTGCGTATCGCCGCTCTGGAACAGCCGTCGATCGCTTTGGAGATGGTTTTTGCGGGTGCCCTGCGCGGGGCCGGGGATACCAGGACCCCGGCGATGGTTACCGTGCTCAGCACCTGGCTTCTCAGAATACCTCTGCTCTATCTATCCGTCTATGTGCTGCGCTTCGGGCTTCCCGCCGTCTGGGTGATTACCGCTCTGGACTGGTCGGTGCGCGCCGCCTCCCTCACCCTGCTGTTTAGAATGGGGCATTGGAAACAGATCGAGTACGCCTGA